In Carya illinoinensis cultivar Pawnee chromosome 7, C.illinoinensisPawnee_v1, whole genome shotgun sequence, the following are encoded in one genomic region:
- the LOC122315042 gene encoding WAT1-related protein At1g68170-like isoform X1 — protein MAVERACKALHGLKPAMLMVVVQLSFAGVNVFYKLAVTDGMSLRVIVTYRLIFAAAVVVPLALIFERNSRPKLTWMVLFQAFLCGIFGGSLFQNLYIESLALTSATFASAMINLVPAITFILAVSFGLEKLSLGTIAGKAKVLGTLMGIGGAMLLTFYRGAEINIWSTHVDLLNHGQHQTGHSAASPESENLLLGSILALGSCLSYASWLIIQTKMSERYPCHYSTAALMCVMGAIQSAVFALCMESDWSQWKLGWNIRLLTVSYTGIVGTGLVLILIAWCVHMRGPLYVSIFNPLMLVSVAIMGSLVLDEKLHLGTILGSVLIVCGLYAVLWGKRKETKKQTQVASCSYPELEQSALTDIVNTSPADHHLHNTIK, from the exons ATGGCAGTGGAACGCGCTTGTAAGGCATTGCATGGGCTGAAGCCGGCCATGTTAATGGTCGTGGTTCAGCTTAGCTTTGCTGGGGTGAATGTGTTCTACAAACTGGCCGTAACTGATGGAATGAGCTTGAGGGTTATCGTTACGTATCGCCTCATTTTCGCTGCTGCTGTTGTTGTCCCTCTCGCTCTCATTTTTGAAag GAATAGTAGGCCAAAGTTGACATGGATGGTGCTCTTCCAAGCATTTCTTTGCGGGATATTCGG GGGATcgttatttcaaaatttatatattgaaagCCTAGCCTTGACATCAGCAACATTCGCATCAGCCATGATTAACTTAGTTCCTGCCATTACCTTCATCCTGGCCGTCTCTTTCGG GTTGGAGAAGCTCAGTCTAGGGACAATTGCAGGAAAGGCTAAGGTGCTGGGAACTTTAATGGGAATAGGTGGGGCTATGCTCCTCACCTTCTACAGAGGGGCAGAAATTAACATATGGTCTACTCATGTTGATCTGCTCAATCACGGCCAACATCAAACCGGACACTCGGCAGCCTCCCCAGAATCCGAAAATCTTCTTTTGGGTTCTATATTGGCTCTAGGAAGTTGTTTGTCGTATGCCTCCTGGTTAATAATTCAG ACTAAAATGAGTGAGAGATATCCATGTCACTACTCGACCGCAGCTCTGATGTGTGTGATGGGAGCTATTCAATCTGCTGTTTTTGCCCTATGCATGGAGAGTGATTGGAGCCAATGGAAGTTGGGCTGGAATATCAGGCTTCTTACCGTCTCTTACACG GGAATCGTAGGAACAGgacttgtgttgattttgattgCGTGGTGCGTGCACATGAGAGGTCCTTTATATGTCTCCATCTTCAACCCTCTGATGCTTGTTTCGGTTGCCATCATGGGGTCTTTAGTTCTGGACGAGAAGTTGCACCTTGGAAC gATATTAGGCTCTGTGCTGATTGTGTGCGGGTTATACGCGGTTTTGtggggaaaaaggaaagagacgAAGAAGCAAACACAAGTTGCAAGCTGCAGCTACCCAGAATTAGAACAGTCTGCATTGACTGATATTGTTAACACCTCTCCAGCTGATCATCATCTTCATAacacaattaaataa
- the LOC122315042 gene encoding WAT1-related protein At1g68170-like isoform X2, translated as MAVERACKALHGLKPAMLMVVVQLSFAGVNVFYKLAVTDGMSLRVIVTYRLIFAAAVVVPLALIFERNSRPKLTWMVLFQAFLCGIFGGSLFQNLYIESLALTSATFASAMINLVPAITFILAVSFGLEKLSLGTIAGKAKVLGTLMGIGGAMLLTFYRGAEINIWSTHVDLLNHGQHQTGHSAASPESENLLLGSILALGSCLSYASWLIIQTKMSERYPCHYSTAALMCVMGAIQSAVFALCMESDWSQWKLGWNIRLLTVSYTGIVGTGLVLILIAWCVHMRGPLYVSIFNPLMLVSVAIMGSLVLDEKLHLGTYVYLYDIRLCADCVRVIRGFVGKKERDEEANTSCKLQLPRIRTVCID; from the exons ATGGCAGTGGAACGCGCTTGTAAGGCATTGCATGGGCTGAAGCCGGCCATGTTAATGGTCGTGGTTCAGCTTAGCTTTGCTGGGGTGAATGTGTTCTACAAACTGGCCGTAACTGATGGAATGAGCTTGAGGGTTATCGTTACGTATCGCCTCATTTTCGCTGCTGCTGTTGTTGTCCCTCTCGCTCTCATTTTTGAAag GAATAGTAGGCCAAAGTTGACATGGATGGTGCTCTTCCAAGCATTTCTTTGCGGGATATTCGG GGGATcgttatttcaaaatttatatattgaaagCCTAGCCTTGACATCAGCAACATTCGCATCAGCCATGATTAACTTAGTTCCTGCCATTACCTTCATCCTGGCCGTCTCTTTCGG GTTGGAGAAGCTCAGTCTAGGGACAATTGCAGGAAAGGCTAAGGTGCTGGGAACTTTAATGGGAATAGGTGGGGCTATGCTCCTCACCTTCTACAGAGGGGCAGAAATTAACATATGGTCTACTCATGTTGATCTGCTCAATCACGGCCAACATCAAACCGGACACTCGGCAGCCTCCCCAGAATCCGAAAATCTTCTTTTGGGTTCTATATTGGCTCTAGGAAGTTGTTTGTCGTATGCCTCCTGGTTAATAATTCAG ACTAAAATGAGTGAGAGATATCCATGTCACTACTCGACCGCAGCTCTGATGTGTGTGATGGGAGCTATTCAATCTGCTGTTTTTGCCCTATGCATGGAGAGTGATTGGAGCCAATGGAAGTTGGGCTGGAATATCAGGCTTCTTACCGTCTCTTACACG GGAATCGTAGGAACAGgacttgtgttgattttgattgCGTGGTGCGTGCACATGAGAGGTCCTTTATATGTCTCCATCTTCAACCCTCTGATGCTTGTTTCGGTTGCCATCATGGGGTCTTTAGTTCTGGACGAGAAGTTGCACCTTGGAACGTACgtttatttatat gATATTAGGCTCTGTGCTGATTGTGTGCGGGTTATACGCGGTTTTGtggggaaaaaggaaagagacgAAGAAGCAAACACAAGTTGCAAGCTGCAGCTACCCAGAATTAGAACAGTCTGCATTGACTGA